One Microplitis mediator isolate UGA2020A chromosome 3, iyMicMedi2.1, whole genome shotgun sequence DNA segment encodes these proteins:
- the LOC130665171 gene encoding lipid storage droplets surface-binding protein 2, with protein sequence MTDQVQSPSGVPHLEVLDRVKNIPAVHTAIEKTGSTYSYLKGSHQLINWALSYAEAGLHFATASAAPIAVPLAKKFEGQINTVDQKLCKGLDIVVQTVPIFNQPTQEIYDAARNVMNSSLQPTIDKLLVAKESATHQANVIKKISVDKANELLNNHYGDLAVQSIDNTSVLVNKLIDYYFPPIGEEETQPAPVSADENKVLHAVQTIGQLSSKTANRIFHSVSAQLKTIQKQDVATYISSVVSILHLTHFLNLAKEISNPTISSDNEN encoded by the exons ATGACAGACCAAGTGCAAAGTCCAAGTGGCGTACCGCATCTTGAAGTACTCGATCgtgtaaaaaatattcctGCTGTTCATACGGCAATTGAGAAAACTGGCTCAACTTACTCATATTTGAAAGGATCACATCAACTTATTAATTGGGCATTGAGTTATGCAGAAGCTGGATTGCACTTTGCAACAGCATCTGCAGCTCCAATTGCTGTTCCTCttgctaaaaaatttgagggcCAAATTAATACGGTAGATCAGAAATTGTGTAAAGGGCTCGATATTGTCGTACAAACAGTTCCTATCTTTAACCAACCAACTCAAGAG ATTTATGATGCAGCGAGGAACGTCATGAATAGTTCTCTTCAACCaacaattgataaattactTGTAGCTAAAGAATCAGCAACACATCAAgcaaatgtaataaaaaaaataagtgtcGATAAAGCCAATGAACTTTTGAATAACCATTATGGTGATTTGGCAGTACAGAGTATAGACAACACAAGCGTTCTCGTTAATAAATTGATCGATTATTATTTCCCTCCTATTGGAGAAGAAGAAACCCAACCAG CTCCAGTATCAGCAGATGAAAATAAAGTGTTACACGCCGTGCAAACTATTGGTCAATTGTCATCTAAAACTGCCAATCGTATTTTTCATTCTGTCTCAGCTCAGTTAAAAACTATTCAAAAACAAGATGTAGCTACGTACATATCGAGCGTTGTTTCAATACTTCATTTGACTCATTTTCTCAATCTTGCAAAAGAAATTAGCAACCCGACTATATCTTCAGATAATGAAAATTGA
- the LOC130665172 gene encoding uncharacterized protein LOC130665172: protein MKSVESQTSGVKPMPIAGRLVRERERLLGMTDEERAWRAQWLKDQHLAPDEPVYNPEYYKQRYNPLRRFYRAPLDKLENALLPKYGPDVAYFCRHLISKSFFGILFLYSAVYYFKYNQGDWTTKSGWRLDKSRPIVLPDFPGYPNYQTKTDREYANYGFDKSPI, encoded by the coding sequence aTGAAGAGTGTTGAATCACAAACGAGTGGGGTGAAACCCATGCCCATTGCTGGACGTTTGGTTCGTGAACGAGAACGTCTTTTGGGCATGACAGATGAAGAACGAGCATGGCGTGCTCAATGGTTAAAAGATCAACATCTAGCTCCAGATGAGCCTGTATACAATCCAGAGTATTATAAACAACGTTACAATCCTCTCAGAAGATTTTATCGTGCTCCTCTTGACAAACTTGAAAATGCCCTATTACCAAAATATGGTCCAGATGTTGCCTATTTCTGTCGACACTTAATTAGCAAAtctttttttggaattttgtttctttattCAGCCGTTTACTATTTCAAATACAATCAAGGTGACTGGACGACAAAAAGTGGGTGGAGACTTGACAAATCGAGACCTATTGTGCTTCCTGATTTTCCGGGATATCCTAATTATCAAACTAAAACTGATCGTGAATATGCCAATTATGGCTTTGATAAATCTccaatataa